GTCCACCGAATCTGCCCGGGCCATCATCTTCAGGTATACTATCCCCGACTTCAGGAGGTGGGAAGCATCATGCAAGAGCCGCGACTGGAGTTCCTTTACGAGATCCAAGTGGACTTGGAGGCGCCACAAGCTGTGGGCCGGAACCCCCACGGGGTGCGCAACATCTTCTACGTGCGCTCAGGGCGTTTCCAGGGCCCGCGCCTCAGGGGTGAGGTGCTGCCTGGGGGTGGGGACTGGTTTCTGGTCCGCCCCGATGACGTTGGGGAGCTGGACGTCCGCATCACCCTGCGGACCGATGATGGGGCCCTTATCTACGTCACCTATCGCGGCCTCCTGCACCCGGTGAGCCAGGTGACCGCCGCCCTTGCCGAGGGCCGGGAGCTGCCCAGGGAAGGGTACTATTTCTACATCGCCCCCTTCTTTGAGACCGCCGACGAGCGTTACCAGTGGCTCAATGGCACCGTGGCGGTGGGGGTGGGCTATGCGGTGCCGGGAGGCGTACGCTACCGGGTGTTCGCCTTGGTCTAAGCTTATGCCCCCTTGCAGGAGTAAGAGCTGACGTCCCACCGCCCCCGGGACGCGGCCTTGCTTACCTCCGGTGGGCCTTAGCCTGGGCGTGGACGGGGCGGGGGCTGCCAGCGC
The Dehalococcoidia bacterium genome window above contains:
- a CDS encoding DUF3237 domain-containing protein; translation: VHRICPGHHLQVYYPRLQEVGSIMQEPRLEFLYEIQVDLEAPQAVGRNPHGVRNIFYVRSGRFQGPRLRGEVLPGGGDWFLVRPDDVGELDVRITLRTDDGALIYVTYRGLLHPVSQVTAALAEGRELPREGYYFYIAPFFETADERYQWLNGTVAVGVGYAVPGGVRYRVFALV